The Festucalex cinctus isolate MCC-2025b chromosome 10, RoL_Fcin_1.0, whole genome shotgun sequence region GTGTGATGTGCATTTTTCAGCATACTGAACATCCTATAATGATGTTATCTGCAAACGTAACCTTATGAAGGAAATAACTGCATTGTTTTATATGtttcaaatgaatatttttaaatgtgctttgaATGTTAAATGTcccaattttgtttttcatgactGTCTTGGTGATGCAGGTCCTTGGAGTGATGGTGGTGCGTGTCCTCCTCCGGAACCGTCCGGTGCCGCGTGCAGCTTTCCCTGCACGGAGGAGGCTGCGGTGGTGAGGGCGGACTCGTCGTCTCTCTCCCCGGGTTGCCTGGTCTCCAAGGCGGCTGACTCCTCCCCCAAGTCGCCGCTGAGCTGCGCGGGCAGCCCGTGCCCGCCCTCGCCCGACTATGAGGGCTTCTGGAGGCCGCCGTCCCCTTCTGCCTCGCCGGGTAAGCACACAAACGGAGTCATTTATGATTTGTATTCGTTTTGCTGTGAAATATGTCTTTTGAATGGCTGAATTTGTGCAGTTTTGATAGTGTTTCTCAGACCTGACGCCAGAGTGCGTTAACGTTTCGTCTTCTTTTAAgtttgcttccatttttcttccaGTAGATTCCCTCAAATCTTTCTCTCCTTTGGTGGACGACACGCCGGCCTTTTCCGTCCCCTTCCCGCCGTACGACTGGAGCGGATACCCGCCCCCCGCCGTGCAGGGCCTCTACCCCGGCGCGGCCCCCTCGGTGCACGGCTATTACGCGGAACCCGGCGCGCAGGTGCTCCACCACTCGTCCGCGTACGCGCAGCAGTCGTACGGCCgccacgccgccgccgcctcgctGCTCTTCCACGACGGGGGGCCCCTACACGCCCACCACCTTGAGGCCCACCGTGAGGCCCCGCCGGATGTTCTGTGCGCCAGTCTGGTGCTCAACGGCGCCTACAAATGTGTCAAGTGCAGCAAGGTGAGACATCGGAGGAAGTGCTGCTGATAGAAACATTCTCATTAGTTTGAGCagcttgaaaaatatttgacacGATCCAATCGACCAATTCAAAAATATGTAGCGAAACATCACGTATACATGCTCACCAAACAGATAAAGTCAGGCTAATTAAACTCCAAAGGTAAACACAAACCTAAATCTGTTGAAagataatgctgcattcgaggatggtcggaaatcGGAAaaatccgagttggtttttcccagttccgacccgaaagcgttcgaggtgaaggTAAACAGCTAAAATGGCGGATTGGGATAAACTGTTTTTTATTGTGGTCCTTATAACTAATTTTGACCtctagaaaacttacctttttgtaaTTTGgcttcatttatatttttaatattgtttcataagctttccatacagttaagtagctGACCGTAATTTCATGCAGTGACGTTGCGTTAAGTGGAGTTATGTCGGATATttatgaagaaagctatctagttttatattcgagtaaattgtgttttgccattcagagtgacgtcacattgcagtccgccggtgaagtcggggtcctttttttttcttccgacttcgtaagtggaatttccgacttCAAGGTGGCGTTCCGTACACATTTCCtgatttgaactcggaaaacTGCGATTTCcggaccatcctcgaatgcagcatatgcGAAGGaagcgggacttccgacttcctggTTTCCACACATCAGCTTTGTTTCCGCTTCCGGTTTGCGATGTGTGGGCTTGGTTGCATCTGTCTCAGTTGTCTGAAGCATATCAGagagctttttatttatttatttatttatttatttatttatttttattattattattttttagcatttcagagagctgaggTGTTGGTTGTGAGTGCGACAGTGCGAGTGTTGGGATGCCGCTAACAGTGGCCGGAATGACCCCCATTCGTCATGCGCGAATCCGTTTGCCGTCTCCTACGTCGTTATCCATTTCCGCATTCCTTCAAAATAAACTTCCGCCCAAAAGAGGAAGTTAGAAAATAAGAGTTTAAAAATTGTCAGAAATTTTGCAAGTAAACCAACAATCACAAAACGTTGATCACCAGAGGAATTAtggaccttctgccatctagtggagaaacatttaattgttctgcctgtcactatacatCACAAAAGACTGTTTTACAACCTTTAACAGTTGCACGATGCTGACGTACGTTTATGTTCCGGCAGGTCTTCTCCACGCCGCACGGCTTGGAGGTCCACGTGCGCAGGTCCCACAGCGGAACCCGGCCCTTCGCGTGTCCCGTCTGCAGCAAAACCTTCGGCCACGCCGTCAGTCTGGAGCAGCACAAGGCCGTGCACTCGCAGGTCAGTATTCGCGTTGCCTGTTTCTTACACCAATATGAAtaggtttgggggggggggctgactCCTGCCCGCCCCCTACAGGAGAGAAGCTTCGACTGCAAGATCTGCGGCAAGAGCTTCAAGCGCTCGTCCACGCTGTCCACGCACCTCCTGATCCACTCGGACACGCGTCCCTACGCCTGCCAGTACTGCGGCAAGCGCTTCCACCAGAAGTCGGACATGAAGAAGCACACGTTCATCCACACGGGCGAGAAGCCGCACAAGTGCCAGGTGTGCGGGAAGGCCTTCAGCCAGAGCTCCAACCTCATCACGCACAGCCGCAAACACAGCGGCTACAAGCCCTTCGCCTGCCACCTGTGCAGCAAAGGGTTCCAGAGGAAGGTGGACCTGCGCAGGCACAAGGACACGCAGCACGGGATCAAGTGACGGCGACGCCATCGAGGGCGAAATACGCACGAGTTTGTCTGTTACATCAGCATCGAAAATATCAGCGATATCATGATtcgtagggatgttcgataccactttttttcagaccgatactcagactctcagtactcaccgataccgataccaactgccaataccagtagtacattttgacaaatgaaaaaaatcactaaaagatatttttaaacaaacatatttcctttaattttgaccaaaaaacaaacaaacaaacaaacacagtcactcttcaatagtcttaacgctcaaaataaaacacaaaaatgctcttttagtttaagattcacaattttgaagtatttccaaaccggtgaagttttggtgaaaaactgctgcaaggaGGAAGACTCACTCCCCCTTCctcgtcttccccctctgccatcggtcgcttgtactcgtctgcgtcacgagtactcaagtacttgaaaaaaggctggtatcggcccgataccgatacctggtatcggtactcgcccatccctatgattaatgttgttccgataccgttttttggccgattccgataccactgttttaatgcagtatcggcgcctctgccgataccagtatcggaacaacactagtcatgATATCACAAAGTATCGTATGGCTGAAACCACTTGTATTGAATACAAGTTGATATCACGAAAACAGTTTGATATTGATGCTTGAAACAAATATTAACACCAAACCTTTTAAAAGTACTGATATCAAAATATATCATTTGGGTGATACCACAAATACAAGTATGCTTTGGTTGGTATCATTGATACAGTTTGATATTGgtgcgttgaaaaaaaaaagtatatatttatatatttactgaTATTGGGCAATATCACAAATATACCGATTACCATCTCCTTGCATTTATATTcataattaatttttatttagaaatgttaaacaaaaaaaaaaacaaaaaaaaaagattagaatcttttttgtttgttgtcactGAGCCACTCAAATCATGCTGGCAAAACATTaggtcagattttttattttttttcccccagcttcCCTTTCTCACCAAACTGCAATAGTAtttgatataataataataataataataataatacatttaaaaaatcaatttcagagttcatttatatagcacatgcTCGcagttatcttaaaaaaaaaactttatttcttacacatctttaaaaaaacgaGCCCATGACGTCATATtgtctattcattttttttcttatttaaccaaactgcaaaaacatttttcttggaCCAAACTGCAATTACACGAGATGAtttattcaacaaaaacaaaatgattgaAATAAACAGGCTTTGTCTCTATTtgtgcataaaaaataatggattATTAGTAAGTTAGAGCCAAATTAAAATCAGAAGTAGAATATTATACATAATGTGGAAAAAATGCAGTATGAACAATGCAtatacagatttttatttttttttccataaaaaaatactgattaccggtaaatgaaaatgtacttgGTGAGCCTGTATCTGTTTTTGTGAATTGTCAATATAGCACATTCATTGTCAATCAGTTATTTGTCCAAAATGGTTCTCAAAAACTAGAAGCAAAGTTACACAGAAACCATTCAAATATCAttcgttttatttatgtatttatttttggccagtggtaaagttgttgttgtcttttgtcaCTTTCGGTTTATCCCATTTGTCACTCGCATAATTTGCTTGAAATGTAATTCATAAATAGATTACAAATTCGGGCAGGGCCTAAACctatatacaaaaaaagaattatttttatttgcatttttgacAAAATTCAGCTCTGTTGATCTTTTTTGTTGGCCTTTTATTTCTTGGTCTAAGCTGTAACATGTTTTGCtgagccagatttttttttttttgctgtgattgCGTGTGCTGCCGTCCGCGTGTTTGTTTTGCCCACTCGCGTGCGTGTTTGCACCGTCAACAACACGctgatttcttttgtttgttttctttttttttttaaccgttgcCAAGCTTCATTGCAGCTACAAGAAGACGAATTCAGACGTCGTCATCTGCAATAAACCATTTATTCTTATTGTTACAATgatagtacaaaaaaaagatttcctttttttgtgtgtgtgttcacttTGCGAGTGAAATCAGTGAGTGACAAAGATTTGGTGTGCTCACGCCTCATTTGCTCAACATGCGCGAGGCCTGCGGAGGCGCTTTCAATATTTTAAAGGCCACAAGAAAGAAGAGCAGCAAAAAAGAAGAcgatgaagaggaggatgaggaggattgCGTTGGGGGGCGTCTCATGTGGAAATAAAACACAGCACACGTGCAAAATACGCACAATATCTTACGATAATTTGTATGATAAAATTTTCATGTTCCCCAGAGAGGGAAGTAAAAAGTCAATttaaggagcaaaaaaaaaaaaaaaagtgcttccatTAAACTAACCACATTCCCGCCATGCCTCGGGCCACGTGCACAAATCAATCACGGCTGGACcgcctctttttcttttttctttttttaatgatctattatttattatcattttcGTGTTTCTTCCGCCTTTTAAAAGAGATTTAAACAAATGAATATATACCTCTTGTAGTTGCTTGCACAGCTCataaaaaaactgtaaaagcaAAGTGAGCTGATTTTCTTATTGTGTCGCtcattaaaagattttttttttttttaagctgtacTCAAAGAGGACATGTGGACgtctgaaaaataaatgtaatttaatcgAAACACTGCCCCCACTGTTTCCTGGTGGTACTACAACATTTGGTCCTTTGCCTAGCCTGAAAATCAGCCTGTTTACACAAACACGTGAGTGACCAACACACATTATTAAACGACCATATTTGGACTTTCTTGGTGagaatgttttatttgtattgtcaTAAAATTCTGCCTTTTGTCTTGGAGAAAAAGTTAAATATCCCCAACTTTCATacacatatttttttagttacaaTTTGTTTCCCCTCAAAATGACTAacaataatgattttttttttgtttagatataataattcactgtctgtgttattatttttgcattgaCCTGTGAGCAAAAATTGAAGGTACAAGCAGCAAGTGaacaattcttcttcttcttcttcaaaaaaaaaaaaaaaaaaaaaagagaccaagtGTGCTTCCAGTTGTTTATTACCACTCCCAGTTGATATTTGCTGTCAAACTACATGTTGTCTGtagtgttttttaatttaaaaagccttactatacatggtcgtttgtttgtttgtttgttttttaatttaaaatgccttactatacatggtcgtttttaaaaaattaaaaaaagccttactatacatgtttttttttttgttttttttttttttaaaaaacgccttactatacatggtcgtttttttctccaaaaataaaacgccttactatacatggtcgttttttgaaaaaaataaaacgccttactatacttggtcgttttttttcccaaaaacaaaacgccttacgatacatggtcgtttaaaaaaataaataaaacgccttactatacatggtcgttttttttcccaaaaaaaaacgccttactatacatggtcgttttttttccaaaaataaaacggcttactatacatggtcggttttttttcccaaaaataaaacgccttactatacatggtcgttttttcgccaaaaataaaacgacttactatacatggtcgtttttttttccaaaaataaaacggcttactatacatggtcgtttttttttccaaaaataaaacggcttactatacatggtcgttttttgaaaaaaataaaacgccttactatacttggtcgttttttttcccaaaaacaaaacgccttacgatacatggtcgtttaaaaaaaaaaataaaacgccttactatacatggtcgttttttcaaaaaataaaacgccttactgtacatggtcgttttttttccccaaaaaaaacgccttactatacatggtcgttttttttccaaaaataaaacggcttactatacatggtcgtttttttttcccaaaaataaaacgccttactatacatggtcgttttttcgccaaaaataaaacgacttactatacatggtcgtttttttttccaaaaataaaacggcttactatacatggtcgtttttttttcccaaaaataaaacgccttactatacatggtcgttttttcgccaaaaataaaacgacttactatacatggtcgttttattttccaaaaataaaacggcttactatacatggtcgtttttttcaaaaaataaaacgccttactatacatggtcgttttttttttcaaaaaataaaacgccttactatacatggtcattttttttccaaaaacaaaacgccttactatacatggtcattttttttcaaaaataaaacgccttactatacatggtcgtttttttccaaaaataaaacgccttactatacatggtcgttttttcaaaaaataaaacgccttactatacatggtcattttttcgccaaaaataaaacgccttactatacatggtcggtttttttccaaaatcaaaaagccttactatacatggtcgttttttcaaaaaataaaacgccttactatacatggtcgttttttttttcaaaaaataaaacgccttactatacatggtcgttttttcgccaaaaataaaacgccttactatacatggtcgttttttttccaaaaataaaacgccttactatacatggtcgttttttcaaaaaataaaatgccttaatatacatggtcgttttttcaaaaaataaaacgccttactatacatggtcgttttttcaaaaaataaaacgccttactatacatggtcgttttttttccaaaaataaaacgccttactatacatggtcgttttttcaaaaaataaaatgccttactatacatggtcgttttttcaaaaaataaaacgccttactatacatggtcgttttttttccaaaaataaaacgccttactatacatggtctttttttttcaaaaaataaaacgccttactatacatggtcgttttttttcaaaaataaaacgccttactatacatggtcgttttttcaaaaaataaaacgccttactatacatggtcgttttttttccaaaaataaaacgccttactatacatggtcgttttttcaaaaaataaaatgccttactatacatggtcgttttttcaaaaaataaaacgccttactatacatggtcgttttttttccaaaaataaaacgccttactatacatggtcgttttttcaaaaaataaaacgccttactatacatggtcgttttttttccaaaaataaaacgccttactatacatggtcgttttttcaaaaaataaaacgccttactatacatggtcggtttttttccaaaattaaaaagccttactatacatggtcgttttttcaaaaaataaaacgccttactatacatggtcgtttttttttcaaaaaataaaacgccttactatacatggtcgtttttttcaaaaaataaaacgccttactatacatggtctctttttttcaaaaaataaaacgccttactatacatggtcgtttttttttcaaaaataaaacgccttactatacatggtcgttttttttccaaaaacaaaacgccttactatacatggtcattttttttcaaaaataaaacgccttactatacatggtcgttttttcaaaaaataaaacgccgtactatacatggtcgtttttttccaaaaataaaacgccttactatacatggtcgttttttcgccaaaaataaaacgacttactatacatggtcgttttttttccaaaaataaaacgccttactatacatggtcgttttttcaaaaaataaaacgccttactatacatggtcggtttttttccaaaaataaaacgccttactatacatggttgttttttttccaaaaataaaacgccttactatacatggtcgtttttttcgccaaaaataaaacgacttactatacatggtcgtttttttttccaaaaataaaacgccttactatacatggtcgttttttttccaaaaataaaacgccttactatacatggtcgttttttcaaaaaataaaatgccttactatacatggtcgttttttcaaaaaataaaacgccttactatacatggtcgttttttttccaaaaataagacgccttactatacatggtcgttttttcaaaaaataaaatgccttactatacatggtcgtttttaaaaaaaaataaaacgccttactatacatggtcgttttttcaaaaaataaaacgccgtactatacatggtcgtttttttccaaaaataaaacgccttactatacatggtcgttttttcgccaaaaataaaacgacttactatacatggtcgttttttttccaaaaataaaacgccttactatacatggtcgttttttcaaaaaataaaacgccttactacacatggtcgttttttttccaaaaataaaacgccttactataatggtcgttttttttccaaaaacaaaacgccttactatacatggtcgtttttttttccaaaattaaaacgccttactatacatggtcgttttttttccaaaattaaaacgccttactatacatggtcgttttttcgccaaaaataaaacgacttactatacatggtcgttttttttccaaaaataaaacggcttactatacatggtcgtttttttcaaaaaataaaacgccttactatacatggtcgtttttttttcaaaaaataaaacgccttactatacatggtcgttttttcaaaaaataaaacgccttactatagatggtcgtttttttttcaaaaaataaaacgccttactatacatggtcgtttttttcaaaaaataaaacgccttactatacatggtcgttttttttccaaaaaataaaacgccttaatatacatggtcgtttttttttcaaaaaataaaacgccttactatacatggtcgttttttttccaaaaataaaacgccttactatacatggtcgttttttcaaaaaataaaacgtcattttttttttccaaaaataaaacgccttactataaatggttgttttttcaaaaaataaaacgccttactatacatggtcgttttttttccaaaaacaaaacgccttactatacaaggtcgttttttgaaaaaaataaaacaccttactatacatggtgtttttaaaaaaaaaataaaacgccttactatacatggtcgtttttttccaaaaataaaacgccttactatacatggtcgttttttcaaaaaataaaacgccttactatacatggttgtttttttttccaaaattaaaacgccttactatacatggtcgttttttcgccaaaaataaaacaccttactatacatggtcgttttttttccaaaattaaaacgccttactatacatggtcgttttttcgccaaaattaaaacaccttactatacatggtcgttttttcaaaaaataaaacgccttactatacatggtcgttttttttccaaaaataaaacgccttactatacatggtcgcttttttccaaaaataaaacgccttactatacatggtcgttttttcgccaaaaataaaacgacttactatacatggtcgttttttttccaaaaataaaacggcttactatacatggtcgttttttttcaaaaaataaaacgccttactatacatggtcgttttttcaaaaaataaaacgccttactatacatggtcgttttttcaaaaaataaaatgccttacatggtcgtttttaaaaaaaataaaacgccttactatacatggtcgttttttcaaaaaataaaatgccttacatggtcgtttttaaaaaaaataaaacgccttactatacatggtcgtttttttccaaaaataaaacgccttactatacatggtcgttttttcaaaaaataaaacgccttactatacatggtcatttttttttcaaaaaataaaacgccttactatacatggtcatttttttcccccaaaaaaacgtcttactatacatggtcgttttttttcccccaaaaataaaacgccttactatacatggtcgttttttcaaaaaataaaacgccttactatacatggtcattttttttcaaaaataaaacgccttactatacatggtcgtttttttccaaaaataaaacgccttactatacatggtcgttttttcaaaaaataaaacgccttactcttactatacatggtcatttttttttcaaaaaataaaacgccttactatacatggtcgttttttttccccaaaaaaacgtcttactatacatggtcgtttttttttccccaaaaataaaacgccttactatacatggttgttttttcaaaaaataaaacgccttactatacatggtcgttttttttccaaaaacaaaacgccttactatacatggtgttttttaaaaaaaaataaaacgccttactatacatggtcgtttttttccaaaaataaaacgccttactatacatggtcgttttttcaaaaaataaaacgcattactcttactatacatggtcatttttttttcaaaaaataaaacgccttactatacatggtcgttttttttcccaaaaaaaacgtcttactatacatggtcgttttttttccccaaaaaataaaacgccttactatacatggtcgttttttttccaaaaacaaaacgccttactatacatggtgttttttaaaaaaaaataaaacgccttactatacatggtcgtcttttttccaaaaataaaacaccttactatacatggtcgttttttttccccaaaaaaaaacgccttactatacatggtcgttttttttccaaaaataaaacgccttactatacatggtcgttttttcgccaaaaataaaacgacttactatacatggtcgttttttcaaaaaataaaacggcttactatacatggtcgttttttttcaaaaaataaaacgccttactatacatggtcgtttttttcaaaaaataaaacgccttactatacatggtaatttttttttttccaaaaataaaacgccttactatacatggttgttttttcaaaaaataaaacgccttactatacatggtcgtttttttttcccaaaaacaaaacgccttacgatacatggttgttttttcaaaaaataaaacgccttactatacatggtcgtttttttctaaaaaataaaacgccttactatacatggtcgtttttttccaaaattaaaaagccttactatacatggtcgttttttcaaaaaataaaacgccttactatacatggtcattttttttcaaaaataaaacgccttactatacatggtcgtttttttccaaaaataaaacgccttactatacatggtcgttttttcaaaaaataaaacgccttactatacatggtcattttttttccaaaattaaaacgacttactatacatggtcgttttttcaaaaaataaaacgccttactatacatggtcgttttttttcccaaaaaaaacgtcttactatacatggtcgtttttttccaaaaataaaacgccttactatacatggtcgttttttcaaaaaataaaacgccttactatacatggtcatttttttaaaaaagaaaaaaaaaaaaagaaacaaccatgtatagtgaagttttttaaacgaccatgtatattaaggcgttttattttttgaaaaaacgaccatgtatagtaagtcgttttattttttgaaaaaacgaccatgtatagtaaggcgtttaatttttttgaaaaaacgaccatgtatagtaagtcgttttaattttggaaaaaaaatgaccatgtatagtaaggcgttttattttttgaaaaaacgaccatgtatagtaaggcgttttatttttggaaaaaaaacgaccatgtatagtaaggcgttttatttttggataaaaaacgaccatgtatagtaaggcgttttattttttgaaaaaacgaccatgtatagtaaggcgttttatttttggaaaaaaaacgaccatgtatagtaaggcgtttaatttttttgaaaaaacgaccatgtatagtaagtcgttttaattttggaaaaaaaatgaccatgtatagtaaggcgttttattttttgaaaaaacgaccatgtatagtaaggcgttttatttttggaaaaaaaacgaccatgtatagtaaggcgttttatttttggataaaaaacgaccatgtatagtaaggcgttttattttttgaaaaaacgaccatgtatagtaaggcgttttatttttggaaaaaaaacgaccatgtatagtaaggcgttttatttttggataaaaaacgaccatgtatcgtaaggcgttttattttttgaaaaaacgaccatgtatagtaaggcgttttatttttggataaaaaacgaccatgtatagtaaggcgttttatttttggaaaaaaaaatgaccatgtatagtaaggcgttttatttttggaaaaaaaacaaccatgtatagtaaggcgttttatttttggataaaaaacgaccatgtatagtaaggcgttttatttttggcgaaaaaaacgaccatgtatagtaaggcgttttatttttggaaaaaaaacaaccatgtatagtaaggcgttttattttttgaaaaaacgaccatgtatagtaag contains the following coding sequences:
- the LOC144026696 gene encoding zinc finger protein Gfi-1-like isoform X1 gives rise to the protein MRGLASSLKKQQASEQKKDKRRIEKKRMPRSFLVKSKKAHTYHQPRALHDCTGPWSDGGACPPPEPSGAACSFPCTEEAAVVRADSSSLSPGCLVSKAADSSPKSPLSCAGSPCPPSPDYEGFWRPPSPSASPVDSLKSFSPLVDDTPAFSVPFPPYDWSGYPPPAVQGLYPGAAPSVHGYYAEPGAQVLHHSSAYAQQSYGRHAAAASLLFHDGGPLHAHHLEAHREAPPDVLCASLVLNGAYKCVKCSKVFSTPHGLEVHVRRSHSGTRPFACPVCSKTFGHAVSLEQHKAVHSQERSFDCKICGKSFKRSSTLSTHLLIHSDTRPYACQYCGKRFHQKSDMKKHTFIHTGEKPHKCQVCGKAFSQSSNLITHSRKHSGYKPFACHLCSKGFQRKVDLRRHKDTQHGIK
- the LOC144026696 gene encoding zinc finger protein Gfi-1-like isoform X2; the protein is MRGLASSLKKQQASEQKKDKRRIEKKRMPRSFLVKSKKAHTYHQPRALHDCTGPWSDGGACPPPEPSGAACSFPCTEEAAVVRADSSSLSPGCLVSKAADSSPKSPLSCAGSPCPPSPDYEGFWRPPSPSASPDSLKSFSPLVDDTPAFSVPFPPYDWSGYPPPAVQGLYPGAAPSVHGYYAEPGAQVLHHSSAYAQQSYGRHAAAASLLFHDGGPLHAHHLEAHREAPPDVLCASLVLNGAYKCVKCSKVFSTPHGLEVHVRRSHSGTRPFACPVCSKTFGHAVSLEQHKAVHSQERSFDCKICGKSFKRSSTLSTHLLIHSDTRPYACQYCGKRFHQKSDMKKHTFIHTGEKPHKCQVCGKAFSQSSNLITHSRKHSGYKPFACHLCSKGFQRKVDLRRHKDTQHGIK